The genomic stretch tcctttattttataatattaaataattttcatatccttttacgtcattttaccaaaatcagctactttttcagctagtttgccaaacacatttttatataatcagttaccttatcagctcataattttcagctaccttatcagttaccttttcaggtttcagttagcttttcagttttcagctaccttttcaggtttcagctaccttttcaggtagttttgccaaacatAGCCTATAGCTATGATATTGTATAATCAGAAAGCCGTGATATCCGACAACATTAAATAAAACAAGTGGGTAGATAAAATATATTAAATAAAGTATATTGTTATCGTGAATATCGTCGCAGATTATAATTACTGAAGCTGTTAAAGGGCACTGATAGTTTGTGTgtttttatttgtaattagttcaaGACTTTAATATGAAGAATAGAAGTATACTAGACTATGTGGTTATAGGAAGGAAGTCACATAAACCTACTTCATCATCTTTCCCATTGTCACAAAGTGTTGAACACCTTTCTCAAACTCAAGAATTTAACCAAAATGTGCAACATGAAACGGAGCCGTCTCTCACACCAATTCAAGAACTTGACCAAAATGAGGATGAACATGAAACAGATCCCTCACCCACACTAACTCAAGTAGGCAATCAAAGTGAAGTTGGGTCTGGTTTTATGCCTTCTCAAGAAGAGCAACTTGACGTTGATCTTTTACCACATGATCCTAGGAAACGGATGCCAATTTTGTCTTATCTTGCTAATGATCGAGATGTTATAAGAAGGGGATTTATCGATAAGAAGCCTTGTAGACCAAAGCCAAAGGGAGATTTCCCTCAAACACTTCACGATAAAAGATTACGCCGCTTTAAAGCTAAATGGTATGATAAATATGATTGGCTTGAGTATAGTGAAGAGAATGATACGGCTTTTTGTTTCTATTGCTACTTGTTCAAGGATATTACAAATACATCCGGGTATGATCCATTTGTACAAGGAGAGTATAGAAATTGGAAAAAAGCATTAGAAAATTTTAACAAACATGTTGGCGAAAATGGTAGTTTTCACAATGAAGCTAGAGGAAAATATTACTTTTTCATAAATCAAAAGACATCAATAATGGAAAAACTTGACAAAGTAAGTAGCAATGCTAAGGCTATTTACAAGGCTCGCTTGACATATTCACTCCAATGTTTGAGGTATCTTTTGAAATAAGGTCTAGCATTCCGAGGTCACGATGAAAGTGCAACTTCAAACAATAAGGGAAATTTTCTTGAACTTTTGGAATGGCTTGCTGGAAAAAAGTGAAAATATTGCTAAAATTGTTCTTAGTAATGCTCCAGGTAATCACCAAGCGACCGCTCCTACTATTCAGAAAGACCTTATCAAATGTTGTGGCAAAGAAACTACTAGACTAATTGTTGAAGATCTTGATAATGATTTATTTGCGATATTAGCCGACGAGTCTAGTGATGTATCTCATAAAGAGCAATTGGCCATTTGTTTGCGTTATCTTGATAAGGAGGGATATGTAGCCGAAAGATTACTTGGTGTTGTGAAAGTTGATGATACATCTAGTATGACACTTATGGCCACGATAAAAAAACTACTTGCTACTCATTCATTGAGTATGTCAAATATTCGTGGTCAAGGGTATGACGGAGCAAGTAATATAAGAGGTGCGTTGAATGGTCTCAGAAACTTGATAATGAAGAATAACCCTTGTGCCTATTATGTCCATTGCTTTGCTCACCAACTTCAGCTAGCCGTTGTAGCGATTGCTAAAGAAAATTGTGAGTGTGCCAAATTTTTTATGCATCTTAGGATTGTGCTTAATTTTATTGCATCATCTTGTAAGAGGATGACGATGCTAAAAAAAGTTCAAGCTGGAAAAGTGTTAAAAGCACTAAACTTGGGCGAAATTGAAACTGGCAGAGGGTTAAATCAAGAAATTGGGTTAAGTAGGCCGGGTGATACTCGATGTAGTTCTCATTTCAATTCAATCTTGAGTCTTATTGCTTTGTATCCTTCTACTATTGAAGTTCTTGAGGACATTGGATCATCTTCAAAATGTGTGGATGATCCTGCGAAAGCACAAATTGCACTTGATCATCTTGAGTCATTTGAGTTCATTTTTATGCTACATCTTATGAAAGTTATATTTGGGTATACTAATGATTTGTGTCAAGCATTACAGAGAAAGGACCAAGATATTGTTAATGCGATGACCCTTGTGGATTTGACCATGGCTCAATTGCAACATATGAGAGGTGATGGCTGGGACAACTTCATTGAGACGGTATGTAACTTTTGTGTAAAAAATAAAGTTGAAGTGCCTAACATGAGTGATTTTTATGCTCCTCCTGGAAGATCTAGTCGTTGTCTTCATAAAGTTGTTAACCTTCATCGTTAttgataggacaagagttggtcgtcacacatccaatcaaacacatttataatactcaacaaacaactagttagtggtaactcgaggtcgatccatgggacggtgtgctttgggctcTAAGTCTAtgtatctcaatttatgctagtgtcacaattgatttgggtttgtagatgtgttctagactaataaaagcaataaagtaaaataagcaataaaaggaaggatgtaaacaaatggtaaaaagtactaggatatcatgggtttatAAGGagttcatggtgttgatcatacaaacatgtttacaaagttgcaagaaattaatgttgtaaaggaaccgagttggtttatgtcttacggttcttaggaagagttgggtcccggagccgaatcgattagattgtacaacacctataagtcgacttagtttcctcctaatcacttctatgcatggtctaacaagactcaagttggtttatatatTACAAGTCAatttgaatagataagagatggctgtaaatgcaaggattcataggcttgacatttcatcaaacataacatgtgcataagttgagatcacaacaatcAAGCAAAtcaattatgtgaacatattaaattaagcatgaatcaatccccatgttggtttccctaattacccactaatcctagttaagagactactcacttattatcatggaagcatgtcattaatggtgtcaatcatcacaacaagtgtaaacatgataagagaataaacaataaagagcaaagagtaaaggaattataccaaacttgagatgatccaaataataaagcaaagaataaaataagagaacttgattgattgatgaagggttgtcaatcctccaataataacccaataatcttcaattacccaaaagtaacaaacttgaacaataattaaggagagattaatgtgaaatttgtggaaagattaaagagtaatctattctaatctactcctaatctaatataaggagaatttctaatgtggaagcccccccttgattatcatcaaaattgggtatttatagtagtgcttcattaggttaactaaggctaaattagtaattaacatttgtgagttctaagtagggaatcgctagtctttcggagagatgtgcatctcagctgaagacgccaCGATCCACTCGTCCAGGagaggaatccgctcggattgttgctggggtggacgagcgtcttcaaggtttggatgctcggattctgcttCTTGGATGGGCGTCTTGTctccttggacgctcgggttgtaggtcttttggacgagcgtcttcttcccaaatccgctcggattcttcggcaGAGTGTTTCTTTTCACGAATTCTTTATTCTTGTAATGTTGGCCTTCGGTTCTTGTCTTTCCTTCAATACTCGTTCAACCAAGATTgccaatgtccttccaaataagctcaagagacgggaatttccgcctaattgtctcctttcctataaatcaaacacaaagcaataggaaagcaaaatagaaagcattttacggataaaatggctatggaatgttataatagtatgcaaaataggctcaattaggggactaaatgtgcgcaaataatgttcacatcaaatatccccaaaccgaacctttactcgtcccgagtaaagaggtgacaaaaactaagacccttattcaaactaacatactaatatagccgatatgagacaattagcgggtctcactccgccccttcaactcacaacaagacaaccatgaggtaggatgccttcttgcaaggcaaggtgggtcttgccaaaatggcgacacatccaatcattaaagcacacaaaatcaagtaatggatgcatctacaaaaggaatagtcactttcctcatctaagtggcggaaattatctaaaggggaagcaattaaagggtacacactccttcatagatatggtttcttcaaactactaagcctagaaggataccaataaatcacctccaaattgtgtcaagctgctagggtacctttgtcctcaatcgttaaatgcttttgtcaagagtagactccctatggtgttagaaacactggggattgcggaattccccctcttgcctagacaagaagaagggtcgtcccctctctaccatgcacaaaagtggattcgatggaaaagggatcaatagtatttgagtatcattttgggagtttgcttttgttgttgttttgccccccaatttcttgtggcatataacatttgagaacattttcttttgccatttcttttaatgtttggcatttcaatacttgacaacttttcaactttttccattttcttttgtacattttcaaagtcaccccatttgtagtgagggtgcttatttgtgaagctttaggagtctatttttgctcctcttttcttttgatgcaaattgcaaactttctttcacttttcatttcatttcttaaactcaaatcaatttctttttgtccccattccctttgatgacaaaaatgtatggtagaatatggatgaatgatggttgcatggtttcaagggtcaccttggaataaacggtagccaaggagttatcacaccacaaggtactcttgactaggccttaatccattggtcaaaggatactagcatgacatatcctagggtgttttacaagtattctgacaagcaaagtcttaagaagaaaaaacatctactagggcctatatacacttgtcaagcttcccaaatagacattttcacaaaattttctaaccatgcaattacatgccatgatgcgactaacatatatacatcctaatgcatatgcttctaccaactagtatgccaagtaatctaaatgcaatcctaaattcacatttgtttataccgcatcaatcaaaataaagccacatagtcattaacataaagcggaaaaaggagattggaaagatcataccatgcggtcttcaatatcctcatgtctcggatgtggcatagtcgatcaatgtgaaaaggatgaagaaacacaatatatacaaaacaatatatataagactacactacaaaggaaatgaacatgtttttgggttttcaatttttcattttttttggttttttgattttatgaaataaaatgacatgtttttgggatttttcaaaaaatttcaattttttttatcatttttggaatataaattcccatcccccactttattttggacattgtcctcaatgtacatgtaggagtaggaataaaaaaacaaatacatgttttttttggatttttgattttttgaaataaagtacaaatgcaatgatatgatatgaatgaatgtatgctctaactaaatgcaattctatatggaatatataacaaatgaatgcaatataaactatactatatgatgcatgatttctagtaaactatggtcacctatgatcaaacctccccaaaccgatttaaacactatttctagtgtagaaatgaataggtttggccattagtgactatgcatgaattctagtctatatgaaaCTAGCTacatgaaatatattacaatgcaactatactaaatAAACAAACTAATATAAATGGAATatgatatataatacaaatgcaagtgaaggctaaactaaatgtagtgtatatacaaaagagagagggagagaaaagtatcatacaaatggaggtgatgaggtaggcatctttcactcgtcatcatcatcttgggggtagccataccggtgagaacttcctccttggtcatgccctcctccttggcccgagtatcctccaccttggccaCCAAAATTCCCGCCTTGGTCCCCTTGATTAcggaacaaaaggtgtggttgggcccaagagggccgagggccattagggttgatatacccttgttgtgccatttgatagtactgggGATAGAGGGCCAAGTatttgtcgaccctcccttcatgtaccccgagatCAACTCTATTCATAAGGTTCATCAAGTCATGAATACCCGGGGTATCGGGGATTTGCGGTTTGAATTgtgtataaggagtagggtatggtgggataggcacataggaaggtgggggctcaaccttgggtcggtacccggtatattccaccccgaaagaataatggaggagcacccttttgtgaaccattctacactcccgccttgagtgtaggcacaccaccggtggtggttgaagacggcgtcctcatcaatcaaagtactcccctcaagagggGCATAAGTCCCAcgggagttgaacccggggcaaaggaagttagccaagatagtaattagacctcccatcacgaaggtcttgagctGGGTGTTCCTTTGAGAAAAATCATAAAACCTTGTAAGCATCTtaaggggggtattgaagttgtattGCCTCGTCCCCCGAACGTTTAGATAGGATTCAAGgaatgttaaatcaatgagagtgcacctatcttgttcatatctcccattaatggtgccggctacgaaacgttcgtgttgggaaatgtgtcctcaacaatagtgcgatcacatgatttaaatatcattattaaatctcattttaaagaatacaattgggaagtaatattgttactgtcaactggtcaacatatatcggtaatgattggctgactagagtttgacattactgtcgtgtgacggtggtgatcagttgaccccctaggtcatacctaaagggcaatactcttaattgattatttaattaatcgtataacgttgcgagttaattaaattacttgaaaattgacggacaattttggaagtaaaatttacgtatcaaattgaaatgtgattaaatgagatacggtctgagtaattaaattgtataattactcggatgaaataaattgtttaatgtaacaattaaatttgaatgaattgttataaatacaatctgttgtgatttataaatggtaaaatatttttggtacaagtaattatgatattactaagtcaatttttgtatgtgacgtatttttattaatacgttgatttttaatatgttaaaaatacataacaaatatatgtgacatgtgacatgtaacatatagacaattgacaaaaataatatgggatacATATTATATAGTGGACCGAAATAAagaagaggtttaagctaattaattgtttaattagtagctaaacataatgattgttttgctttagtagccttacatgcctatagtgcattgtgaagacaaatgagcccatgcattggctcctttccacctcctcttggccggatttttagagaagaaaaaccacttggtttttcttcttattttttgatatacaccataatgtaatgtgtgaattattcattctaactactcatccaaaaatacaagttctagtgagaaggaaaatcctctcttcttctctcttaaaaaccgaaacttttatatgatttaaagagttttggttcaattttctactatgattaatattatactagatcaaataatattaattagatttagagttagccttgggtataaagcttggggagagatcttaaacttagatcttgttcatccataaggaaagctcaagaacaaaagaaaaggagatttcttttgtgccctataaaaccgaaacatctatgtaaggatatgatttcttctcttttgttatattgtttgcatgcataaaatccgttttaattttatgacaaattagttttgacatatat from Silene latifolia isolate original U9 population chromosome 2, ASM4854445v1, whole genome shotgun sequence encodes the following:
- the LOC141639193 gene encoding uncharacterized protein LOC141639193, with translation MKVQLQTIREIFLNFWNGLLEKSENIAKIVLSNAPGNHQATAPTIQKDLIKCCGKETTRLIVEDLDNDLFAILADESSDVSHKEQLAICLRYLDKEGYVAERLLGVVKVDDTSSMTLMATIKKLLATHSLSMSNIRGQGYDGASNIRGALNGLRNLIMKNNPCAYYVHCFAHQLQLAVVAIAKENCECAKFFMHLRIVLNFIASSCKRMTMLKKVQAGKVLKALNLGEIETGRGLNQEIGLSRPGDTRCSSHFNSILSLIALYPSTIEVLEDIGSSSKCVDDPAKAQIALDHLESFEFIFMLHLMKVIFGYTNDLCQALQRKDQDIVNAMTLVDLTMAQLQHMRGDGWDNFIETVCNFCVKNKVEVPNMSDFYAPPGRSSRCLHKVVNLHRY